GCCCAGGTGGCCGAGCGGGTCCTCGACGTCAGTGACAACGAGGGCGCCGAGGTCCTCGCGCACCACGTCGGCCTCGCCACGTCCGGCACCGGCTCCTTCGAGGCAGGGGCCGCCGGCGTGCTGGCGACGCTGGCCGCGCTCGGCATCGACGTGTCCGGGGACGAGGTGTACGACGGCTCGGGCCTCTCGCGCCGCAACCGCATCTCCACCTCCACGGTGCTCGGCCTGCTCCAGCGGGCTGCCGGCCCCGACGCCGGCCCCGACGCCGACCCCGACGCCGACCCCGACGCCGACCCCGACTCTGCCGCGCTGCGCACCCTCGTCACCGGCCTGCCGGTCGCCGGCTTCACCGGTTCGCTGACCTACCGCTTCGACGAGGGCCCCGCCCTCGCCCGCGGCCTGGTGCGCGCCAAGACCGGCACCCTCACCGGGGTCCACGCGCTGGCCGGGATCGCGGTCGACCGCGACGGGGCGCCGCTCGCGTTCGTCCTGGCCGCCGACAGGGTCGCGCCGGAGGACAGGTACGACGCCCAGGACGCGCTCGACCGGGCGGCAGGCTCGCTCGCGACCTGCCGCTGCTCGCGCACCCCCGGCTAGGGTCGAGGAATGAACCTCGTCGACTGGGACTTCGCCGTGACCGTGGGGTCGAAGGTGGCGGGCCCCGGGCCCGAGGTCAGCGCCGCGGAGGCTGCTGCCGCCGTGCTGGAGCTGCGCGAGGGCGCAGCGCGCTCCACGCCCCTGGTGCGTGAGTTCACCGGCCTCCACGCGGTCGCTGCCACGGCGCCGGTGCTCGTGGTCGACCGCGCGGGCTGGCTGCGGGCCAACGCCGACGGCTTCGCCACCATCCTCGCGCCGATCGTCGACAAGCTGACCGAGAAGAAGGGCCCGCCGTCGGCGATCGCCGAGGCCATCGGCTCCCGCGTGACCGGCGCCGAGGTGGGGCTGATGCTCGGCTTCCTCGGCTCGAAGGTGCTGGGCCAGTTCGACCCGTTCTTCGCCCCGCACGGCCGCCTGCTGCTGGTGGCACCCAACATCGTCCACGTCGAGCGCGAGCTGTCCGCCGACCCCACCGACTTCCGGCTGTGGGTGTGCCTGCACGAGGAGACCCACCGCGTGCAGTTCACCGCGAACCCGTGGCTGGGCGACCACCTGCTCGCCCAGATGCACGCGGTGGCCGAGACCATCGAGCCGAGCGCCCTGCTCGAGGGCCTGCGTCGCGGCGCGGAGTCGATCCGCAGCGGCAACGGCAGCGTGCTCGACCTCGTCTCCTCGCCGGAGCAGAAGGAGATCCTGGACCGGGTCACCGGGGTGATGTCGCTGCTCGAGGGCCACGCCGACGTCGTGATGGACGGGGTCGGTCCGTCGGTGATCCCGTCCGTGGCCGAGATCCGCAAGAAGTTCAACCAGCGCCGCAAGGGCGCCGGCAGCCTCGATAAGCTGCTGCGCCGGCTCCTGGGCCTCGACGCCAAGATGGCGCAGTACCGCGACGGCGCGGTCTTCGTGCGCCACGTCGTCGACAAGGTCGGCATGGAGCAGTTCAACGCCGTGTGGACCGGCCCGGAGACGCTGCCGTCCAAGGCCGAGATCACCGACCCCGACGCGTGGGTCGCCCGCGTGCTGTGACCCTCCACCCGTCGATCGCGGCGGTCCGGCTCCCGGTCCGTCACGCCCTGTCGGTCCTCGCCCCCGGCGACGTCGTGGCCGTGGCGTGCAGCGGCGGCGCGGACTCGCTGGCGCTCGCCTCGGCCACGGTCTTCGAGGGCCACAAGCGGGCGCTGCGCGTCGTCGGCGTCACGGTCGACCACGGTCTCCAGCCCGGCTCGGGCGCCCAGGCCGAGCGCGTGGTCGCCCAGCTCGCGGCGATGGGGGTCGACGAGACGCTGACCGCGCGCGTGCAGGTCGACACCGCCGCAGGGACGGGGCCGGAGGCCGCCGCACGCGAAGCGAGGTACGCCGTCCTCGAGCAGGTCGCCGAGCACCTCTCCGCGCGAGCGGTGCTGCTCGGGCACACCTTGGACGACCAGGCCGAGACGGTGCTGCTCGGCCTGGCCCGCGGCTCGGGCGGGCGCTCGCTGCAGGGCATGCGGCGCGGCTTCGGGGTCTTCGTGCGGCCGCTGCTCGACGTACGCCGTGACGACACGGTCACCGCCTGCCGGGTCGAGGGCCTCGACGCCTGGGACGACCCGCACAACCACGACCCGGGCTACACCCGCGTCCGGGTGCGCGAGCGGGTGCTGCCGGTCCTCGAGTCCGAGCTCGGTCCGGGGGTCGCCGCCGCGCTGGCCCGGACGGCGGACCAGCTGCGGGAGGACACGGCCCTCCTCGACGACCTCGCGAGCGCTGCGCTGGAGCGCGTGCGCCGCGACCTCGGCCTCGACGCGGGGATCCTCGCCGCCGAACCGCCGGCGATCCGCCACCGGGTCGTCCACCGTGCCGTCCTCGACGCGGGCGCTCCGGCCTCCGAGCTCACCCGCGACCACGTCCTGTCCGTCGACGCGCTCCTCACCCGCTGGCGCGGGCAGAAGTGGATAGACCTCCCCGGGCCGCTGCGCGCGGTCCGCCGTGACGGGACGCTGGCGTTCGAGCGTCCCTGAGTCCGGCGACACTGGATTTCCACTCGCTCGAGTGGAAATGCATCGGGCGGGGAC
This sequence is a window from Nocardioides sp. S5. Protein-coding genes within it:
- a CDS encoding zinc-dependent metalloprotease translates to MNLVDWDFAVTVGSKVAGPGPEVSAAEAAAAVLELREGAARSTPLVREFTGLHAVAATAPVLVVDRAGWLRANADGFATILAPIVDKLTEKKGPPSAIAEAIGSRVTGAEVGLMLGFLGSKVLGQFDPFFAPHGRLLLVAPNIVHVERELSADPTDFRLWVCLHEETHRVQFTANPWLGDHLLAQMHAVAETIEPSALLEGLRRGAESIRSGNGSVLDLVSSPEQKEILDRVTGVMSLLEGHADVVMDGVGPSVIPSVAEIRKKFNQRRKGAGSLDKLLRRLLGLDAKMAQYRDGAVFVRHVVDKVGMEQFNAVWTGPETLPSKAEITDPDAWVARVL
- the tilS gene encoding tRNA lysidine(34) synthetase TilS; this encodes MTLHPSIAAVRLPVRHALSVLAPGDVVAVACSGGADSLALASATVFEGHKRALRVVGVTVDHGLQPGSGAQAERVVAQLAAMGVDETLTARVQVDTAAGTGPEAAAREARYAVLEQVAEHLSARAVLLGHTLDDQAETVLLGLARGSGGRSLQGMRRGFGVFVRPLLDVRRDDTVTACRVEGLDAWDDPHNHDPGYTRVRVRERVLPVLESELGPGVAAALARTADQLREDTALLDDLASAALERVRRDLGLDAGILAAEPPAIRHRVVHRAVLDAGAPASELTRDHVLSVDALLTRWRGQKWIDLPGPLRAVRRDGTLAFERP